A single genomic interval of Picosynechococcus sp. PCC 7003 harbors:
- the rppA gene encoding two-component system response regulator RppA: MRILLVDDERELREALSQVLQREGHTVELAETGQQGLELACDQEYDLLILDWMLPQYSGVEICQRVRSLGRTTPILFLTAKDTVDDRVSGLDAGADDYLVKPFELRELLARVRALLRRSPGGEPPNRLKIADLELDVANQMAYRAGRAIRLSDRELQLLSYFMEHPAQLLTHDQIYQHLWLDGDESPSSNVLAALVRLLRRKVEAKGDRPLIHTIYGKGYYFGEHNT, translated from the coding sequence ATGCGCATTTTGTTGGTGGACGATGAACGGGAATTACGGGAAGCCCTCAGCCAAGTGCTACAGCGGGAAGGACATACCGTTGAATTGGCAGAAACTGGCCAACAGGGGCTAGAACTGGCCTGTGATCAGGAGTATGATCTGCTGATTTTGGATTGGATGTTGCCGCAATATTCAGGGGTTGAAATTTGCCAACGGGTGCGATCGCTGGGGCGCACAACACCTATTTTATTTCTAACAGCCAAGGATACGGTGGATGACCGGGTCTCTGGTCTAGATGCCGGAGCTGATGATTATTTAGTCAAGCCCTTTGAGTTACGGGAGCTACTGGCCCGGGTGCGGGCTTTATTAAGGCGATCGCCGGGGGGAGAGCCACCTAATCGTTTAAAAATTGCCGATCTCGAACTCGATGTGGCTAATCAAATGGCCTACCGTGCGGGCCGGGCCATCCGCCTCTCGGATCGGGAGTTACAACTCCTGAGCTATTTTATGGAGCACCCAGCCCAACTCCTGACCCACGATCAAATTTACCAACATCTCTGGCTAGATGGCGATGAATCTCCCAGTAGTAATGTGCTGGCGGCCCTGGTGCGCTTGCTACGGCGTAAGGTGGAAGCGAAAGGTGATCGCCCCTTAATCCACACCATTTACGGGAAAGGATATTACTTTGGTGAGCACAATACCTAG
- a CDS encoding carbohydrate ABC transporter permease, which translates to MKLSTKFLTPYLFLLPALAILGLAVALPALQAFYLSFTEYQYDLTQTPRWIGFKNFALLFQDDLFWKTLGNTVLYLIGVVPILVSFSLALAILVNQSLRGITWFRAAFYTPVIVSLVVAGIAWRALYASNGFFNQLLKQVGLGDGIPWLTDPKLALWSVMLVTIWKGLGYYMVIYLAGLQAISPELYEAASLDGSDGWRKHLDITVPLMRPYILLVSVISAISATKVFEEIYVMTQGGPLNASKTVVYYLYEQAFQNLEISYACTIGLVLFLVIFVLSIFNLYLSRQTNQGF; encoded by the coding sequence ATGAAACTTTCAACTAAGTTCCTGACGCCATATCTGTTTTTGTTACCGGCCCTTGCCATTTTGGGCTTAGCGGTAGCCCTCCCGGCCCTCCAAGCGTTTTACCTCAGTTTTACCGAGTATCAATATGATCTGACCCAAACCCCCCGCTGGATCGGGTTTAAAAATTTTGCTCTGCTGTTCCAGGATGATTTGTTTTGGAAAACCTTGGGTAATACGGTGTTGTACTTAATTGGAGTCGTGCCGATCTTGGTAAGTTTTTCCTTAGCCTTGGCCATTTTGGTGAACCAGAGTCTCCGGGGGATTACTTGGTTTCGGGCAGCCTTTTATACGCCAGTGATCGTTTCTCTGGTGGTGGCGGGAATTGCCTGGCGCGCCTTGTATGCGTCCAATGGTTTTTTTAATCAACTCCTGAAACAAGTCGGTTTAGGGGACGGAATTCCTTGGCTCACGGATCCGAAACTCGCCCTCTGGAGTGTGATGTTGGTGACCATTTGGAAAGGACTGGGCTATTACATGGTGATCTATCTGGCCGGATTGCAGGCGATTTCCCCGGAACTGTATGAAGCAGCTTCCTTGGACGGTTCGGACGGCTGGCGCAAACATCTAGATATTACGGTGCCCTTGATGCGTCCCTATATTTTGCTGGTATCGGTGATTTCGGCAATTTCGGCAACGAAGGTTTTCGAAGAAATTTATGTAATGACCCAGGGGGGACCGTTAAACGCTTCAAAAACGGTGGTCTATTATCTCTATGAGCAGGCGTTTCAAAATCTGGAGATTAGCTATGCTTGCACCATTGGGCTGGTGTTGTTCCTGGTAATTTTTGTTCTCTCCATTTTTAACCTTTATCTGTCTCGCCAAACAAACCAGGGGTTTTAA
- the psbZ gene encoding photosystem II reaction center protein PsbZ: protein MTILFQLALAALVALSFLMVIGVPVAYASPTNWEQSKSLIFVGSIAWTVLVIAVGVLNFFVI from the coding sequence ATGACTATTTTATTCCAACTTGCCCTTGCTGCCCTCGTGGCCCTCTCGTTCTTGATGGTAATTGGCGTCCCCGTTGCCTATGCCTCCCCTACCAACTGGGAACAGTCCAAATCCTTGATTTTTGTCGGCTCCATTGCTTGGACTGTGCTGGTCATTGCCGTCGGCGTCCTGAATTTTTTCGTGATTTAA
- the murJ gene encoding murein biosynthesis integral membrane protein MurJ, producing the protein MTDSPRKSRSLAGIAGVVAIATLISKVFGLVREQAIARAFGVGPVVDAYAYAYIIPGFLLILLGGINGPFHSALVSILAKRDQKDAAPLVETVSTLVTGGLLLITILLVVFAGFFIDLVAPGLEGTVRELAILQLQIMAPLAVFAGLIGIGFGVLNASDQYWLPGISPLFSSLSVVIGVGSLIWILGEQASAPEYMQLGCIVLAGTTLVGAVWQWLAQVFAQWKSGLGTLRPRLDLNIPGVKDVMRVMLPATLSSGMLHINVYTDMYFASYIESAAAAMRYANFIVLTPLGIISNMILVPLLPVFSRLAAPENWDELKIRIRQGLLLTALSMLPLSAIFVSQARTIIRIIYEYNAFAAEATAIVAPVLMAYGMGMFFYLGRDVLVRVFYGLGDGVTPSRISVFNIFLNAFLDFILVNQFQTPGLVFATIGVNVFSIIMMLGILNRRLGGLPLGEWGLNLLGLTGAAIAAGFVSWGISLGVESLSFGQNLYVQGLELFVAIAFSLAIFFGLASLLKLPELEIFWQRIKGKLKRG; encoded by the coding sequence GTGACTGATTCTCCTCGAAAGTCTCGTTCGCTGGCTGGTATTGCGGGGGTTGTGGCGATCGCCACCCTGATTAGTAAGGTATTCGGTCTAGTGCGAGAGCAGGCGATCGCCCGGGCGTTTGGGGTGGGGCCAGTGGTCGACGCCTATGCCTATGCCTACATTATCCCGGGCTTTTTGCTCATTTTGTTGGGGGGAATCAACGGGCCGTTCCACAGTGCCCTGGTGAGTATCTTGGCCAAGCGGGATCAAAAAGATGCGGCGCCCCTCGTTGAAACGGTTTCTACCCTGGTGACGGGAGGACTCCTGTTGATCACCATTCTGCTGGTGGTCTTTGCGGGATTTTTCATTGACTTGGTGGCCCCAGGTTTAGAGGGAACCGTGCGGGAGCTAGCGATTTTGCAGTTGCAAATTATGGCCCCGTTGGCGGTTTTTGCGGGTCTCATTGGTATTGGTTTTGGGGTATTAAATGCTTCAGATCAATATTGGCTACCAGGGATTAGCCCGTTATTTTCAAGCCTCAGTGTGGTGATTGGGGTCGGCAGCTTAATCTGGATTTTAGGAGAACAGGCCAGCGCCCCCGAATATATGCAGTTGGGTTGTATTGTCCTAGCGGGAACGACCCTCGTTGGTGCGGTTTGGCAGTGGCTCGCCCAGGTGTTTGCCCAGTGGAAATCGGGCTTAGGTACCCTGCGGCCCCGGTTGGATCTGAATATTCCAGGGGTAAAAGATGTGATGCGGGTAATGTTGCCTGCCACCTTGTCTTCGGGGATGCTGCATATCAATGTTTATACCGATATGTATTTTGCCTCCTACATTGAGAGTGCGGCGGCGGCGATGCGCTACGCCAATTTCATCGTCCTCACGCCCCTGGGGATTATTTCCAACATGATTTTGGTACCGTTGTTGCCTGTGTTTTCGCGGTTGGCGGCCCCAGAAAATTGGGATGAGTTAAAGATCCGTATCCGCCAGGGTTTGTTGCTCACGGCCCTTTCGATGTTGCCCCTGAGTGCAATTTTTGTGTCCCAGGCGCGGACGATTATCCGGATTATTTATGAATACAATGCCTTTGCGGCGGAAGCGACGGCCATTGTCGCCCCGGTTTTGATGGCCTATGGGATGGGGATGTTTTTCTACCTGGGGCGGGATGTGTTGGTGCGGGTTTTCTATGGCTTGGGAGATGGAGTCACGCCGTCACGGATTAGTGTTTTTAATATCTTTTTGAATGCGTTTTTAGATTTTATTTTGGTGAATCAGTTCCAGACGCCGGGTTTGGTCTTTGCGACGATTGGGGTCAATGTCTTTTCGATCATTATGATGCTTGGAATCTTAAATCGCCGCCTGGGCGGATTGCCCTTGGGGGAATGGGGCTTGAATTTACTGGGCCTAACGGGGGCAGCGATCGCCGCTGGATTTGTGAGCTGGGGAATTTCTCTGGGGGTAGAATCCTTGAGTTTCGGCCAAAACCTCTATGTGCAGGGCTTGGAATTATTCGTGGCGATCGCCTTTTCCTTAGCCATTTTCTTTGGCCTCGCGAGTTTGTTGAAACTACCAGAACTAGAAATTTTTTGGCAGCGCATCAAAGGTAAGCTCAAACGGGGTTAG
- a CDS encoding DUF4278 domain-containing protein, translating into MKLTYRGVSYDSLPATLEVTEGDILGRYRGQVVRRHCVTQTVDRPDVESVLLHYRGGTYAIQQPVVKATAQQQQEAAAAACPVRVPQLSKLMGQDARRVHLENMRRSLERRIRTAQAQGDEQLITLLQQESHALSSV; encoded by the coding sequence ATGAAATTAACATATCGTGGTGTTTCCTATGATTCTCTTCCCGCAACCTTAGAAGTGACGGAAGGAGATATTTTAGGTCGTTATCGTGGACAAGTGGTGCGGCGACACTGTGTAACACAAACAGTTGATCGTCCAGATGTCGAGTCCGTACTTCTCCATTATCGGGGCGGCACCTACGCGATTCAGCAACCTGTGGTTAAAGCAACAGCCCAACAGCAACAGGAAGCGGCAGCCGCAGCTTGTCCGGTACGGGTGCCACAGCTCTCTAAGTTAATGGGTCAAGACGCCCGGCGCGTGCACCTGGAAAATATGCGTCGCAGTTTGGAACGGCGGATCCGCACGGCCCAAGCCCAGGGAGATGAGCAACTGATTACCCTTTTACAACAGGAATCTCATGCTTTATCTTCGGTTTAA
- a CDS encoding transglycosylase domain-containing protein → MSQPLEDNTNQLQSGSQPGTSSEHDLQSVEMKAMDEGELTQTAVDKDSSPQKPKRSSKRRRWRLWLLAGLVLGVGSGGVLMYRGWQELEALVPENVDEILIYTRPGTLTIQAADGSVIEEVGPVSHDRVKIWAVPTTLTEAFIASEDRRFYEHFGVDLQGVARAAYMNFRVGRVVEGGSSITQQVARIVFLNQDMTLARKVKEMRLATKLEEQFSKEQILESYLNLVYLGSGAYGVSDAAWVYFGKSLDELTLGETAMLAGLAPAPSLYSPFVNLQAATVRRDQVLERMWEEGYISQTEYEAAIATPIETNRQTPQRLLRKYPYFADYVKAELKQYLSPEQLEMGSFVIETTLNPQWQEWSEAAVAKGITNYGRYQRFEQAAMVSIDPRSGQIKTMVGGLDFENNQYNRVTQAQRQPGSTFKMFVYAAAIASGMSPSTAYVDQEFSIDGYRPKNASGTFSNQAIPLTTALTQSVNTVALNLMLDVGWDPVISLAHRMGIESEMQPTYSLALGAWEVNLLELTSAYGTLANRGVHQPVYGISRILDRNGKVIYQAKQKPIQAIDPDSAAIMTYMLRNVVSSGTGSQANIGRPVAGKTGTTDRSRDLWFIGYIPQMVTGVWLGNDDNKPTWGASSTAARLWGDAMRQIAASMAVEDFPPLPNLNNRVGSIAAEPIQGGAKKTKAIATESSKKPTAASGNTTSQASSPSTENRKQPTSTTTATGTTTTNTATTETITKKAVANNDKIQPTAPAFDFSNPGDTVPPLAPLPSNNRPAAPTATPPSPPAAPRPAPTNVEVPAPPVIQKKEATP, encoded by the coding sequence GTGTCCCAACCCCTAGAAGACAACACCAACCAATTACAGAGTGGGTCACAACCTGGGACTAGCTCTGAACATGATTTACAAAGTGTTGAAATGAAAGCTATGGACGAGGGAGAATTAACACAAACTGCTGTAGATAAAGACTCATCGCCACAAAAGCCGAAACGAAGCTCGAAAAGACGACGTTGGCGGCTTTGGCTGTTGGCAGGACTCGTACTTGGGGTTGGCAGTGGCGGCGTTCTCATGTACCGAGGCTGGCAAGAACTAGAGGCACTGGTACCGGAAAATGTTGATGAAATCTTAATTTATACTCGTCCTGGCACCTTAACGATTCAAGCAGCAGACGGCAGCGTCATTGAAGAGGTTGGGCCGGTTTCCCATGACAGAGTCAAAATTTGGGCTGTTCCGACGACTTTAACAGAGGCATTTATTGCCAGTGAAGATCGACGCTTCTATGAGCATTTTGGGGTGGATTTGCAAGGGGTAGCCCGGGCTGCCTACATGAACTTTCGGGTGGGGAGAGTCGTAGAAGGGGGCAGCAGTATTACGCAGCAAGTGGCGCGGATTGTCTTTTTGAATCAGGACATGACTTTGGCGCGTAAGGTCAAGGAAATGCGCTTGGCAACGAAATTAGAAGAGCAGTTCTCCAAGGAGCAGATCCTAGAAAGTTATCTAAATTTGGTTTATTTGGGCTCTGGGGCCTATGGTGTCTCGGATGCGGCTTGGGTTTATTTTGGTAAAAGTTTAGACGAGTTGACCCTAGGAGAAACGGCGATGCTTGCGGGTTTAGCCCCAGCCCCTAGTTTATATTCGCCGTTTGTGAATCTCCAGGCGGCGACAGTGCGGCGGGATCAGGTGCTAGAGCGGATGTGGGAAGAGGGTTATATTTCCCAAACGGAGTATGAAGCGGCGATCGCCACCCCCATTGAAACGAATCGGCAAACGCCCCAACGCCTGCTGCGCAAATACCCCTATTTTGCTGATTATGTGAAGGCAGAACTAAAGCAATATCTTTCGCCGGAACAACTGGAAATGGGCAGTTTTGTCATTGAAACGACCTTGAATCCCCAGTGGCAGGAGTGGTCAGAGGCCGCTGTGGCCAAGGGGATTACGAATTACGGGCGCTACCAACGCTTTGAACAGGCTGCAATGGTGAGCATCGACCCCCGCAGTGGCCAGATTAAAACGATGGTCGGGGGTTTAGATTTTGAAAATAATCAATATAACCGCGTCACCCAAGCCCAACGGCAACCGGGTTCGACGTTTAAAATGTTTGTCTACGCGGCGGCGATCGCCTCTGGAATGTCTCCAAGTACAGCCTACGTCGATCAAGAATTTAGCATTGACGGTTATCGTCCGAAAAATGCATCAGGAACATTCAGTAACCAGGCTATTCCTCTGACAACAGCCTTAACCCAATCAGTGAATACCGTTGCCCTAAATCTCATGCTTGATGTGGGTTGGGATCCCGTGATTAGCCTCGCCCACCGCATGGGTATTGAGTCGGAGATGCAGCCAACCTATTCCCTTGCTCTAGGTGCTTGGGAAGTTAATCTATTGGAACTGACTTCCGCCTATGGCACCCTAGCTAATCGGGGAGTTCATCAGCCGGTGTATGGGATTAGTCGAATCCTTGATCGCAATGGCAAAGTTATTTACCAAGCAAAGCAAAAACCGATCCAAGCCATTGATCCTGATAGTGCTGCCATCATGACCTATATGCTAAGAAATGTCGTCAGTAGTGGCACAGGCAGCCAAGCCAATATTGGTCGTCCTGTTGCGGGCAAGACGGGAACCACTGACAGATCAAGGGATCTGTGGTTCATTGGTTATATCCCCCAAATGGTGACAGGGGTTTGGCTCGGCAATGATGATAATAAACCCACCTGGGGGGCGAGTAGTACGGCAGCACGCCTATGGGGTGATGCAATGCGCCAGATTGCTGCTTCCATGGCAGTAGAGGATTTTCCCCCATTACCTAATTTAAATAATCGCGTGGGTTCTATTGCCGCAGAACCCATTCAAGGGGGCGCGAAAAAAACAAAGGCGATCGCCACCGAAAGCAGCAAAAAACCTACGGCTGCATCTGGAAACACAACAAGCCAAGCTTCCTCCCCAAGCACTGAAAATCGGAAACAACCAACAAGCACGACAACTGCTACAGGTACAACTACGACCAATACGGCAACAACTGAGACAATCACCAAGAAAGCCGTTGCTAATAACGACAAAATTCAACCCACAGCACCAGCCTTTGACTTTAGTAATCCAGGAGATACTGTGCCTCCTTTAGCACCATTGCCCAGTAATAATCGACCGGCGGCACCAACCGCAACACCACCGAGCCCGCCTGCGGCCCCAAGACCAGCACCTACGAATGTCGAGGTGCCGGCTCCCCCTGTTATTCAGAAGAAGGAAGCGACTCCCTAG
- the ribH gene encoding 6,7-dimethyl-8-ribityllumazine synthase → MATFEGTYNDNTQALKLAIVIGRFNDLVTSKLLAGCQDCLRRHGVDTDPEGTQIDYIWVPGCFEISLVAKKLADSGKYNAIICLGAVIRGDTPHFDYVAAEVSKGVAAAAFQTGVPVIFGVLTTDTMQQALERAGIKNNLGWGYALSALEMASLMGKI, encoded by the coding sequence ATGGCTACCTTTGAAGGAACCTATAACGACAACACCCAAGCACTCAAATTGGCGATCGTCATTGGTCGTTTTAATGACCTTGTAACGAGCAAGCTCCTCGCAGGCTGCCAAGATTGTCTTCGTCGCCATGGGGTCGATACCGATCCAGAAGGGACACAGATTGATTACATTTGGGTGCCCGGCTGCTTTGAAATTTCCCTAGTTGCCAAAAAACTGGCCGATTCCGGTAAATACAATGCCATCATTTGCCTCGGGGCGGTAATTCGTGGCGATACCCCCCACTTTGATTACGTTGCGGCTGAAGTATCTAAGGGCGTTGCGGCGGCGGCGTTCCAAACGGGAGTGCCTGTTATTTTTGGCGTCCTCACCACAGACACCATGCAGCAAGCCCTCGAACGGGCCGGGATTAAGAATAACCTCGGCTGGGGCTACGCTCTCAGTGCCCTAGAAATGGCGAGTCTCATGGGGAAAATTTAA